One genomic segment of Primulina tabacum isolate GXHZ01 chromosome 9, ASM2559414v2, whole genome shotgun sequence includes these proteins:
- the LOC142556707 gene encoding uncharacterized protein LOC142556707, translating into MGLMNTLTLSVKIFTISVGIVLLAVGMKSVVPIALNGFPIILSWWKPPFLYLIINCIIITIAASSRFFDQNHLQTSNVLSEQLVSSVKASLPQDLAVLSLQSENSPAAVVVYDQREESHEELKSVTVSDSKVGIETDREDGIAETEGQEAFADSKPAHNNASAEIISTELRLKYPLRVTEKPLVSSRFVHRKPVRSSNREGASALRVAKLKRQETLENTWRMITEGCHMPLTRHQNHHKKLDPPKSDTFKNRAKFDPSSYRIRREPSLSRDELNCRVEAFIKKFNQDMRLQRQQSLQQYMEMIQSWCLELYTFWIDYLL; encoded by the exons ATGGGTTTAATGAACACGTTGACCTTGTCCGTGAAAATATTCACAATTTCAGTCGGGATAGTTCTGTTGGCTGTGGGAATGAAGTCTGTTGTCCCGATTGCGCTGAACGGATTCCCCATAATCCTATCTTGGTGGAAGCCGCCTTTTCTCTACCTAATCATCAACTGCATCATCATCACCATAGCCGCCTCCTCACGTTTTTTTGACCAAAACCATTTACAAACGTCCAACGTTCTATCGGAGCAGTTGGTTTCATCCGTGAAAGCTTCTTTACCGCAAGATCTTGCTGTATTATCACTTCAATCGGAGAATAGCCCTGCGGCGGTTGTGGTGTATGATCAGCGAGAAGAAAGCCATGAAGAGTTGAAGTCGGTGACTGTGAGCGATTCAAAAGTCGGTATCGAAACCGACAGAGAAGACGGCATCGCTGAAACGGAAGGCCAAGAAGCGTTTGCCGATTCCAAGCCGGCACACAATAACGCGTCGGCAGAAATTATTTCTACCGAGCTTCGGCTGAAATACCCCTTGCGGGTTACGGAGAAACCTCTGGTTTCTTCAAGATTTGTTCACAGGAAGCCAGTCAGATCCAGTAACCGGGAAG GTGCGAGTGCCTTGAGGGTCGCGAAGCTGAAGCGGCAGGAGACTCTGGAGAATACATGGAGGATGATAACAGAAGGGTGCCACATGCCACTCACGAGGCACCAAAACCATCACAAGAAGCTTGACCCGCCAAAGTCTGATACATTTAAGAACCGGGCCAAGTTTGACCCATCAAGTTACAGGATCCGAAGAGAACCTTCCCTCAGCCGGGACGAGTTGAACTGTCGAGTCGAGGCGTTTATTAAAAAGTTTAACCAAGATATGAGGCTGCAAAGACAACAATCCTTGCAGCAGTACATGGAGATGATACAGTCGTGGTGCTTAGAATTATACACTTTTTGGATTGATTATTTATTgtga